A DNA window from Megalobrama amblycephala isolate DHTTF-2021 linkage group LG11, ASM1881202v1, whole genome shotgun sequence contains the following coding sequences:
- the mthfd1a gene encoding C-1-tetrahydrofolate synthase, cytoplasmic isoform X9: MFALTASVLRRGALRYRDSQCTMATIVSGNKTSQQVKEQLKKEVAEMNTQFPGFRPGLVVLQVGDRDDSNLYISMKLKAAAEIGINANHIRLPETATEDEVLQRILAVNENPAVHGLIVQLPLDSINPINTEKVTNAVAPEKDVDGLTSINAGKLSRGDLGDCFIPCTPNGCMELISQTGVSVMGKNAVVIGRSKIVGAPMHDLLLWNHATVTTCHSKTLNLAEQVGRADILVVGAGRAEMVKGEWVKEGAVVIDCGINHIPDRSKASGKRVVGDVHYPSAKERAGYITPVPGGVGPMTVAMLMKNTVESAKRFLQTYTPGKWNIMYTKKKPQEPQQSKPVAQLAREVGLFSEEVEPYGRSRAKIRLDVLKRMEKQPDGKYVVVTGITSTPLGEGKRTTALGLAQALGALLNINAFACVQEPSPGSCFGAMGVAVGGGYSQIIPLEEVSLQPSGQNELISAASRVVMDTIKAHAHYETKLSEKALFDLLVPLREGQRSVSPAQLSRLKKLGIEKSDPLTFTGTEIRRFVRLDIDPETTTDSGSLENEIMAILSLSSSEEEMQQRLAKIVVATNKSGDPVTTEDLNISGPLAMVLKDALKPVLMQTVEGTPVFLHTSPLDDIAHGSPSILADKIALKMVGSKGFVVTESGHGADTGLEKFFNIKCRNSGLQPDVVVMVATVRALKMHGGAPPVQAGLPLPKEYSQENLEQLERGCCHLRRQVENAQAFGLPLIVAVNKFSSDTDAELELVCGQARQAGAFDAVQCTNWSEGGAGALALAEAVQRAAKLTGSFRFLYDSQIPAADKLRTVAQKMYGAKDIELSPKAKEKLALYTKQGFGNLPVCIAKTHLSLSNDPMMKGAPTNFVLPITDIKANAGAGFLCCLTDSTNTEMDDPMWPCFHGNNLYHDSK, translated from the exons ACAGGTGAAGGAGCAACTGAAGAAGGAGGTAGCAGAGATGAACACTCAGTTCCCAGGCTTCAGGCCCGGCCTGGTTGTGCTACAG GTCGGGGACAGAGATGACTCAAACCTCTACATCAGCATGAAGCTCAAGGCAGCGGCTGAG ATTGGAATCAATGCAAACCACATTAGGCTTCCTGAAACAGCCACAGAAGACGAA GTCCTACAAAGAATACTTGCAGTGAATGAGAACCCTGCGGTTCATGGTCTCATCGTACAACTACCTCTTGACTCCATCAACCcaataaacacagagaaagtGACCAATGCTGTGGCCCCAGAGAAAGATGTTGATGG CTTGACCAGTATAAATGCGGGGAAGCTGTCTCGTGGAGACCTGGGCGACTGTTTCATCCCATGCACTCCTAATGGCTGTATGGAGCTAATCAGTCAGACCG GTGTGAGTGTGATGGGAAAGAATGCTGTCGTGATCGGCCGCAGTAAGATCGTTGGAGCTCCAATGCACGATCTGCTCTTATGGAACCATGCCACAGTGACCACCTGTCATTCAAAGACCCTCAACCTTGCTGAACAG GTGGGCAGAGCAGATATATTGGTTGTGGGTGCTGGCAGAGCTGAGATGGTGAAAGGAGAGTGGGTGAAGGAGGGGGCGGTGGTCATAGACTGTGGTATCAATCATATACCAG ACCGCAGTAAAGCCAGTGGGAAACGAGTGGTGGGGGATGTGCACTACCCCTCAGCTAAAGAGCGAGCTGGATACATCACTCCAGTGCCTGGTGGAGTCGGACCCATGACTGTAGCTATGCTGATGAAG AATACAGTTGAAAGTGCAAAGCGGTTTCTGCAGACATACACTCCAGGGAAGTGGAACATAATGTACACAAAGAAGAAACCTCAAGAGCCTCAACAGAG CAAACCAGTCGCTCAGCTTGCAAGAGAGGTGGGCCTGTTTTCTGAGGAAGTGGAGCCATATGGCAGAAGCAGGGCTAAGATACGACTAGATGTTCTGAAACGCATGGAGAAACAGCCTGATGGGAAATATGTGGTTGTCACTGG AATTACTTCTACTCCATTGGGTGAGGGAAAGCGCACCACCGCTCTCGGACTGGCTCAGGCTTTAGGGGCCCTCCTGAATATCAATGCTTTTGCTTGTGTGCAAGAGCCTTCCCCAGGATCCTGTTTTGGTGCTATGG GGGTTGCTGTTGGAGGTGGATACTCTCAGATTATCCCATTAGAGGAG GTCAGCCTTCAGCCTTCAGGCCAGAATGAGCTCATCTCTGCTGCCAGTAGAGTGGTGATGGACACTATTAAAGCACATGCTCACTATGAGACCAAGCTTTCTGAGAAG GCTTTGTTTGACTTATTGGTTCCTCTCAGAGAAGGTCAAAGGTCCGTCTCCCCAGCCCAGCTCAGCCGACTGAAG AAACTGGGCATTGAGAAATCTGACCCCTTGACCTTCACAGGGACCGAGATTAGACGTTTTGTCCGATTGGACATTGACCCTGAAACTACAACA GATTCTGGCTCTTTGGAAAATGAGATCATGGCTATACTGTCACTCAGCAGCAGTGAGGAGGAGATGCAGCAGAGGCTGGCCAAGATAGTAGTGGCTACAAACAAATCTGGGGATCCTGTCACCACAGAGGATTTA AATATCAGTGGTCCATTGGCCATGGTATTGAAAGATGCCCTTAAACCTGTCTTGATGCAAACTGTAGAG GGTACGCCGGTGTTTCTTCACACCAGCCCATTAGATGACATTGCCCATGGCAGTCCTTCCATTCTGGCAGACAAAATCGCTTTAAAAATGGTCGGATCCAAAGGATTTGTAG TTACTGAGTCTGGTCATGGTGCTGACACTGGCTTGGAGAAGTTCTTCAACATTAAATGCCGCAACTCAGGCCTGCAGCCAGATGTGGTAGTGATGGTGGCCACGGTTCGTGCCTTGAAGATGCATGGCGGTGCCCCCCCT GTCCAAGCAGGTTTGCCCCTTCCAAAAGAGTATTCACAGGAG AACCTCGAGCAGCTGGAGAGAGGCTGTTGTCACCTGAGGAGACAGGTGGAAAATGCACAAGCATTTGGATTGCCATTGATCGTAGCTGTCAACAAATTCAG CTCTGATACTGACGCTGAGCTGGAGCTGGTGTGTGGCCAGGCGAGGCAGGCTGGTGCCTTTGATGCAGTGCAGTGCACTAACTGGTCTGAGGGGGGCGCTGGAGCGCTGGCTCTGGCCGAAGCTGTTCAGAGAGCAGCAAAACTAACTGGAAGTTTCAGGTTCCTGTACGACTCCCAG aTTCCAGCTGCTGATAAGTTAAGGACTGTGGCACAGAAGATGTATGGTGCGAAAGATATCGAGCTGTCTCCAAAAGCAAAGGAAAAGCTTGCACTTTATACAAAACAG GGCTTTGGGAATTTGCCAGTTTGCATAGCCAAAACACACCTGTCCTTGAGTAATGACCCCATGATGAAGGGAGCGCCCACCAACTTTGTGCTGCCCATAACCGATATCAAGGCCAATGCTGGAGCAGGTTTCCTCTGCTGTCTGACTGACTCG ACAAATACAGAAATGGATGATCCCATGTGGCCCTGTTTCCATGGCAACAACCTTTACCATGACAGCAAGTAA
- the mthfd1a gene encoding C-1-tetrahydrofolate synthase, cytoplasmic isoform X10: MKLKAAAEIGINANHIRLPETATEDEVLQRILAVNENPAVHGLIVQLPLDSINPINTEKVTNAVAPEKDVDGLTSINAGKLSRGDLGDCFIPCTPNGCMELISQTGVSVMGKNAVVIGRSKIVGAPMHDLLLWNHATVTTCHSKTLNLAEQVGRADILVVGAGRAEMVKGEWVKEGAVVIDCGINHIPDRSKASGKRVVGDVHYPSAKERAGYITPVPGGVGPMTVAMLMKNTVESAKRFLQTYTPGKWNIMYTKKKPQEPQQSKPVAQLAREVGLFSEEVEPYGRSRAKIRLDVLKRMEKQPDGKYVVVTGITSTPLGEGKRTTALGLAQALGALLNINAFACVQEPSPGSCFGAMGVAVGGGYSQIIPLEEVSLQPSGQNELISAASRVVMDTIKAHAHYETKLSEKALFDLLVPLREGQRSVSPAQLSRLKKLGIEKSDPLTFTGTEIRRFVRLDIDPETTTDSGSLENEIMAILSLSSSEEEMQQRLAKIVVATNKSGDPVTTEDLNISGPLAMVLKDALKPVLMQTVEGTPVFLHTSPLDDIAHGSPSILADKIALKMVGSKGFVVTESGHGADTGLEKFFNIKCRNSGLQPDVVVMVATVRALKMHGGAPPVQAGLPLPKEYSQENLEQLERGCCHLRRQVENAQAFGLPLIVAVNKFSSDTDAELELVCGQARQAGAFDAVQCTNWSEGGAGALALAEAVQRAAKLTGSFRFLYDSQIPAADKLRTVAQKMYGAKDIELSPKAKEKLALYTKQGFGNLPVCIAKTHLSLSNDPMMKGAPTNFVLPITDIKANAGAGFLCCLTDSTNTEMDDPMWPCFHGNNLYHDSK, translated from the exons ATGAAGCTCAAGGCAGCGGCTGAG ATTGGAATCAATGCAAACCACATTAGGCTTCCTGAAACAGCCACAGAAGACGAA GTCCTACAAAGAATACTTGCAGTGAATGAGAACCCTGCGGTTCATGGTCTCATCGTACAACTACCTCTTGACTCCATCAACCcaataaacacagagaaagtGACCAATGCTGTGGCCCCAGAGAAAGATGTTGATGG CTTGACCAGTATAAATGCGGGGAAGCTGTCTCGTGGAGACCTGGGCGACTGTTTCATCCCATGCACTCCTAATGGCTGTATGGAGCTAATCAGTCAGACCG GTGTGAGTGTGATGGGAAAGAATGCTGTCGTGATCGGCCGCAGTAAGATCGTTGGAGCTCCAATGCACGATCTGCTCTTATGGAACCATGCCACAGTGACCACCTGTCATTCAAAGACCCTCAACCTTGCTGAACAG GTGGGCAGAGCAGATATATTGGTTGTGGGTGCTGGCAGAGCTGAGATGGTGAAAGGAGAGTGGGTGAAGGAGGGGGCGGTGGTCATAGACTGTGGTATCAATCATATACCAG ACCGCAGTAAAGCCAGTGGGAAACGAGTGGTGGGGGATGTGCACTACCCCTCAGCTAAAGAGCGAGCTGGATACATCACTCCAGTGCCTGGTGGAGTCGGACCCATGACTGTAGCTATGCTGATGAAG AATACAGTTGAAAGTGCAAAGCGGTTTCTGCAGACATACACTCCAGGGAAGTGGAACATAATGTACACAAAGAAGAAACCTCAAGAGCCTCAACAGAG CAAACCAGTCGCTCAGCTTGCAAGAGAGGTGGGCCTGTTTTCTGAGGAAGTGGAGCCATATGGCAGAAGCAGGGCTAAGATACGACTAGATGTTCTGAAACGCATGGAGAAACAGCCTGATGGGAAATATGTGGTTGTCACTGG AATTACTTCTACTCCATTGGGTGAGGGAAAGCGCACCACCGCTCTCGGACTGGCTCAGGCTTTAGGGGCCCTCCTGAATATCAATGCTTTTGCTTGTGTGCAAGAGCCTTCCCCAGGATCCTGTTTTGGTGCTATGG GGGTTGCTGTTGGAGGTGGATACTCTCAGATTATCCCATTAGAGGAG GTCAGCCTTCAGCCTTCAGGCCAGAATGAGCTCATCTCTGCTGCCAGTAGAGTGGTGATGGACACTATTAAAGCACATGCTCACTATGAGACCAAGCTTTCTGAGAAG GCTTTGTTTGACTTATTGGTTCCTCTCAGAGAAGGTCAAAGGTCCGTCTCCCCAGCCCAGCTCAGCCGACTGAAG AAACTGGGCATTGAGAAATCTGACCCCTTGACCTTCACAGGGACCGAGATTAGACGTTTTGTCCGATTGGACATTGACCCTGAAACTACAACA GATTCTGGCTCTTTGGAAAATGAGATCATGGCTATACTGTCACTCAGCAGCAGTGAGGAGGAGATGCAGCAGAGGCTGGCCAAGATAGTAGTGGCTACAAACAAATCTGGGGATCCTGTCACCACAGAGGATTTA AATATCAGTGGTCCATTGGCCATGGTATTGAAAGATGCCCTTAAACCTGTCTTGATGCAAACTGTAGAG GGTACGCCGGTGTTTCTTCACACCAGCCCATTAGATGACATTGCCCATGGCAGTCCTTCCATTCTGGCAGACAAAATCGCTTTAAAAATGGTCGGATCCAAAGGATTTGTAG TTACTGAGTCTGGTCATGGTGCTGACACTGGCTTGGAGAAGTTCTTCAACATTAAATGCCGCAACTCAGGCCTGCAGCCAGATGTGGTAGTGATGGTGGCCACGGTTCGTGCCTTGAAGATGCATGGCGGTGCCCCCCCT GTCCAAGCAGGTTTGCCCCTTCCAAAAGAGTATTCACAGGAG AACCTCGAGCAGCTGGAGAGAGGCTGTTGTCACCTGAGGAGACAGGTGGAAAATGCACAAGCATTTGGATTGCCATTGATCGTAGCTGTCAACAAATTCAG CTCTGATACTGACGCTGAGCTGGAGCTGGTGTGTGGCCAGGCGAGGCAGGCTGGTGCCTTTGATGCAGTGCAGTGCACTAACTGGTCTGAGGGGGGCGCTGGAGCGCTGGCTCTGGCCGAAGCTGTTCAGAGAGCAGCAAAACTAACTGGAAGTTTCAGGTTCCTGTACGACTCCCAG aTTCCAGCTGCTGATAAGTTAAGGACTGTGGCACAGAAGATGTATGGTGCGAAAGATATCGAGCTGTCTCCAAAAGCAAAGGAAAAGCTTGCACTTTATACAAAACAG GGCTTTGGGAATTTGCCAGTTTGCATAGCCAAAACACACCTGTCCTTGAGTAATGACCCCATGATGAAGGGAGCGCCCACCAACTTTGTGCTGCCCATAACCGATATCAAGGCCAATGCTGGAGCAGGTTTCCTCTGCTGTCTGACTGACTCG ACAAATACAGAAATGGATGATCCCATGTGGCCCTGTTTCCATGGCAACAACCTTTACCATGACAGCAAGTAA
- the mthfd1a gene encoding C-1-tetrahydrofolate synthase, cytoplasmic isoform X11: protein MPIAFPGDAAISCSCQSKPVAQLAREVGLFSEEVEPYGRSRAKIRLDVLKRMEKQPDGKYVVVTGITSTPLGEGKRTTALGLAQALGALLNINAFACVQEPSPGSCFGAMGVAVGGGYSQIIPLEEVSLQPSGQNELISAASRVVMDTIKAHAHYETKLSEKALFDLLVPLREGQRSVSPAQLSRLKKLGIEKSDPLTFTGTEIRRFVRLDIDPETTTDSGSLENEIMAILSLSSSEEEMQQRLAKIVVATNKSGDPVTTEDLNISGPLAMVLKDALKPVLMQTVEGTPVFLHTSPLDDIAHGSPSILADKIALKMVGSKGFVVTESGHGADTGLEKFFNIKCRNSGLQPDVVVMVATVRALKMHGGAPPVQAGLPLPKEYSQENLEQLERGCCHLRRQVENAQAFGLPLIVAVNKFSSDTDAELELVCGQARQAGAFDAVQCTNWSEGGAGALALAEAVQRAAKLTGSFRFLYDSQIPAADKLRTVAQKMYGAKDIELSPKAKEKLALYTKQGFGNLPVCIAKTHLSLSNDPMMKGAPTNFVLPITDIKANAGAGFLCCLTDSTNTEMDDPMWPCFHGNNLYHDSK from the exons ATGCCTATTGCATTTCCTGGTGATGCTGCAATCTCCTGTTCATGCCAAAGCAAACCAGTCGCTCAGCTTGCAAGAGAGGTGGGCCTGTTTTCTGAGGAAGTGGAGCCATATGGCAGAAGCAGGGCTAAGATACGACTAGATGTTCTGAAACGCATGGAGAAACAGCCTGATGGGAAATATGTGGTTGTCACTGG AATTACTTCTACTCCATTGGGTGAGGGAAAGCGCACCACCGCTCTCGGACTGGCTCAGGCTTTAGGGGCCCTCCTGAATATCAATGCTTTTGCTTGTGTGCAAGAGCCTTCCCCAGGATCCTGTTTTGGTGCTATGG GGGTTGCTGTTGGAGGTGGATACTCTCAGATTATCCCATTAGAGGAG GTCAGCCTTCAGCCTTCAGGCCAGAATGAGCTCATCTCTGCTGCCAGTAGAGTGGTGATGGACACTATTAAAGCACATGCTCACTATGAGACCAAGCTTTCTGAGAAG GCTTTGTTTGACTTATTGGTTCCTCTCAGAGAAGGTCAAAGGTCCGTCTCCCCAGCCCAGCTCAGCCGACTGAAG AAACTGGGCATTGAGAAATCTGACCCCTTGACCTTCACAGGGACCGAGATTAGACGTTTTGTCCGATTGGACATTGACCCTGAAACTACAACA GATTCTGGCTCTTTGGAAAATGAGATCATGGCTATACTGTCACTCAGCAGCAGTGAGGAGGAGATGCAGCAGAGGCTGGCCAAGATAGTAGTGGCTACAAACAAATCTGGGGATCCTGTCACCACAGAGGATTTA AATATCAGTGGTCCATTGGCCATGGTATTGAAAGATGCCCTTAAACCTGTCTTGATGCAAACTGTAGAG GGTACGCCGGTGTTTCTTCACACCAGCCCATTAGATGACATTGCCCATGGCAGTCCTTCCATTCTGGCAGACAAAATCGCTTTAAAAATGGTCGGATCCAAAGGATTTGTAG TTACTGAGTCTGGTCATGGTGCTGACACTGGCTTGGAGAAGTTCTTCAACATTAAATGCCGCAACTCAGGCCTGCAGCCAGATGTGGTAGTGATGGTGGCCACGGTTCGTGCCTTGAAGATGCATGGCGGTGCCCCCCCT GTCCAAGCAGGTTTGCCCCTTCCAAAAGAGTATTCACAGGAG AACCTCGAGCAGCTGGAGAGAGGCTGTTGTCACCTGAGGAGACAGGTGGAAAATGCACAAGCATTTGGATTGCCATTGATCGTAGCTGTCAACAAATTCAG CTCTGATACTGACGCTGAGCTGGAGCTGGTGTGTGGCCAGGCGAGGCAGGCTGGTGCCTTTGATGCAGTGCAGTGCACTAACTGGTCTGAGGGGGGCGCTGGAGCGCTGGCTCTGGCCGAAGCTGTTCAGAGAGCAGCAAAACTAACTGGAAGTTTCAGGTTCCTGTACGACTCCCAG aTTCCAGCTGCTGATAAGTTAAGGACTGTGGCACAGAAGATGTATGGTGCGAAAGATATCGAGCTGTCTCCAAAAGCAAAGGAAAAGCTTGCACTTTATACAAAACAG GGCTTTGGGAATTTGCCAGTTTGCATAGCCAAAACACACCTGTCCTTGAGTAATGACCCCATGATGAAGGGAGCGCCCACCAACTTTGTGCTGCCCATAACCGATATCAAGGCCAATGCTGGAGCAGGTTTCCTCTGCTGTCTGACTGACTCG ACAAATACAGAAATGGATGATCCCATGTGGCCCTGTTTCCATGGCAACAACCTTTACCATGACAGCAAGTAA
- the si:dkey-1h6.8 gene encoding uncharacterized protein si:dkey-1h6.8 isoform X1, with protein MSVEETELPDCQEKVGLKRKLTGPPRLLLGKSKSKDKFEGKSQRRQRQAKSCDGTVENIDQENNDGKDNESSLITHHSPQKASDERETQPDAPGDTSGILLTLEENESKDENMESKMKMTRSASKTSIKRTFSSLLRCGKKKESDRTESKNKAQHNMCNSVCESKLSNAKNKDVPNGKSKKRVFFTVWPISKRSATSNVCLGGGCKEQGGMVCQEITAPKDLTFKKIYRIFPRRKKAPHIDQFECSVPNATQKELADQLNQSLPAVMDIPSIEKEENQKEEQQIQAESIPEKFTFSADVSINIKSDHMDKEQEICPDRDVSMNKEDDEVLQTSGLLDSDVPLSCCSGRSFDSELPGTSSAHDLLVLNKESIENDVKCRPVITIEHAYSSEEENVNEAPQFDGLTMNGSWQHLKINSLTNNTLHPSDLNASTELDHGRCNETLLIQTAISMVQAAIRGAVEQLTIEQQHNQISLDHA; from the coding sequence ATGTCCGTGGAAGAGACAGAATTACCAGACTGTCAGGAGAAGGTGGGCTTGAAGAGAAAACTGACGGGTCCACCAAGACTTTTGTTGGGAAAGTCCAAATCAAAGGATAAATTTGAAGGTAAATCACAGAGAAGGCAAAGACAAGCTAAATCCTGTGATGGCACAGTGGAGAATATTGATCAAGAAAACAATGATGGCAAAGACAATGAATCTTCACTTATTACCCACCACAGCCCTCAAAAAGCCTCAGACGAGAGGGAAACCCAGCCAGATGCTCCAGGAGATACCTCAGGAATTCTTCTAACACTGGAGGAGAATGAAAGCAAAGATGAAAATATGGaaagtaaaatgaaaatgaccagAAGCGCTTCTAAAACATCCATTAAGAGGACATTTTCCTCACTCCTCAGGTGTGGCAAGAAGAAGGAATCAGACAGAACAGAAAGCAAAAACAAAGCTCAACACAACATGTGCAACTCTGTGTGTGAGAGTAAACTGagtaatgcaaaaaataaggaTGTTCCTAATGGAAAAAGTAAAAAGAGAGTTTTTTTCACAGTGTGGCCCATTTCTAAGAGATCTGCCACATCTAATGTCTGTCTAGGAGGAGGATGTAAAGAGCAAGGAGGCATGGTTTGTCAGGAGATAACGGCACCGAaagatttgacatttaaaaagaTCTACCGCATCTTTCCAAGAAGGAAGAAAGCACCTCATATTGATCAGTTTGAGTGTAGTGTTCCCAATGCAACACAAAAAGAACTAGCTGATCAACTGAATCAATCACTTCCAGCTGTTATGGACATTCCCAGTATCGAGAAAGAAGAGAACCAAAAGGAAGAGCAACAAATACAAGCGGAAAGCATTCCAGAAAAATTTACATTCAGTGCAGATGTGAGCATTAACATAAAGTCTGACCACATGGATAAGGAGCAGGAAATATGTCCTGACCGAGATGTGAGTATGAATAAAGAAGATGACGAGGTGTTACAAACTAGTGGTCTTTTGGATTCTGATGTTCCTCTATCATGTTGCAGTGGCCGTAGTTTCGACTCTGAGTTGCCGGGCACATCATCAGCACATGATCTGCTAGTCTTAAATAAGGAgtctatagagaatgatgtaaAATGCAGGCCAGTGATTACTATCGAGCATGCATATTCATCAGAGGAAGAGAACGTGAATGAGGCACCACAGTTTGATGGTCTTACAATGAATGGGTCCTggcaacatttaaaaataaacagccTAACAAACAACACACTACATCCTTCAGACCTAAATGCGTCTACTGAACTAGACCACGGCCGATGTAACGAGACCTTACTGATTCAGACGGCAATTTCAATGGTGCAAGCAGCCATCCGCGGTGCTGTGGAACAGCTCACAATCGAGCAGCAGCACAATCAGATAAGTTTGGACCACGCGTAA
- the si:dkey-1h6.8 gene encoding uncharacterized protein si:dkey-1h6.8 isoform X2, giving the protein MSVEETELPDCQEKVGLKRKLTGPPRLLLGKSKSKDKFEGKSQRRQRQAKSCDGTVENIDQENNDGKDNESSLITHHSPQKASDERETQPDAPGDTSGILLTLEENESKDENMESKMKMTRSASKTSIKRTFSSLLRCGKKKESDRTESKNKAQHNMCNSVCESKLSNAKNKDVPNGKSKKRVFFTVWPISKRSATSNVCLGGGCKEQGGMVCQEITAPKDLTFKKIYRIFPRRKKAPHIDQFECSVPNATQKELADQLNQSLPAVMDIPSIEKEENQKEEQQIQAESIPEKFTFSADVSINIKSDHMDKEQEICPDRDWP; this is encoded by the exons ATGTCCGTGGAAGAGACAGAATTACCAGACTGTCAGGAGAAGGTGGGCTTGAAGAGAAAACTGACGGGTCCACCAAGACTTTTGTTGGGAAAGTCCAAATCAAAGGATAAATTTGAAGGTAAATCACAGAGAAGGCAAAGACAAGCTAAATCCTGTGATGGCACAGTGGAGAATATTGATCAAGAAAACAATGATGGCAAAGACAATGAATCTTCACTTATTACCCACCACAGCCCTCAAAAAGCCTCAGACGAGAGGGAAACCCAGCCAGATGCTCCAGGAGATACCTCAGGAATTCTTCTAACACTGGAGGAGAATGAAAGCAAAGATGAAAATATGGaaagtaaaatgaaaatgaccagAAGCGCTTCTAAAACATCCATTAAGAGGACATTTTCCTCACTCCTCAGGTGTGGCAAGAAGAAGGAATCAGACAGAACAGAAAGCAAAAACAAAGCTCAACACAACATGTGCAACTCTGTGTGTGAGAGTAAACTGagtaatgcaaaaaataaggaTGTTCCTAATGGAAAAAGTAAAAAGAGAGTTTTTTTCACAGTGTGGCCCATTTCTAAGAGATCTGCCACATCTAATGTCTGTCTAGGAGGAGGATGTAAAGAGCAAGGAGGCATGGTTTGTCAGGAGATAACGGCACCGAaagatttgacatttaaaaagaTCTACCGCATCTTTCCAAGAAGGAAGAAAGCACCTCATATTGATCAGTTTGAGTGTAGTGTTCCCAATGCAACACAAAAAGAACTAGCTGATCAACTGAATCAATCACTTCCAGCTGTTATGGACATTCCCAGTATCGAGAAAGAAGAGAACCAAAAGGAAGAGCAACAAATACAAGCGGAAAGCATTCCAGAAAAATTTACATTCAGTGCAGATGTGAGCATTAACATAAAGTCTGACCACATGGATAAGGAGCAGGAAATATGTCCTGACCGAGAT TGGCCGTAG